In a genomic window of Streptomyces sp. NBC_01231:
- a CDS encoding WYL domain-containing protein → MVGKPARPGNAIDQTRRMLSLVTYLRERPGARVEDVARAFGITEDELVSDLDILPMCGTSFRGGDLLDIDTDGERIWWHNPAALGAEAAEPLRLAADEATALLVAARAVSTLPGLRESDRQALLRATAKVEAAAGEQAGASSRLSVTFESEGGVFADVDRAISERRRLWIRYYSPARDEVTEREIDPIRLVSVGHTYVEAWCRRSEARRTFRLDRVAEIKILDEPAAPPEIELRDLSEALVQPAAEDPEVVVEVGPGGRWVAEYYPHDSADELADGGLRITLRTPDPASLRRLALRLGRDGRIVSPRDLADSAREAARGALAAYDGVEAHGTHDGQYDRHT, encoded by the coding sequence GTGGTGGGAAAACCGGCCAGGCCGGGCAACGCCATCGATCAGACCCGGCGGATGCTGTCCCTGGTGACGTATCTGAGGGAGCGGCCCGGCGCCCGGGTCGAGGACGTGGCCCGTGCCTTCGGGATCACCGAGGACGAACTGGTCTCCGACCTCGACATCCTGCCCATGTGCGGCACCAGTTTCCGGGGCGGTGACCTGCTCGACATCGACACCGACGGTGAGCGGATCTGGTGGCACAACCCCGCCGCCCTCGGCGCGGAGGCGGCCGAGCCGCTGAGGCTCGCCGCCGACGAGGCGACCGCGCTGCTGGTCGCCGCCCGCGCGGTGTCCACGCTGCCGGGCCTGCGGGAGAGCGACCGGCAGGCGCTGCTGCGTGCGACCGCCAAGGTGGAGGCCGCGGCCGGTGAGCAGGCAGGCGCCAGCTCCCGGCTGTCCGTCACCTTCGAGTCCGAGGGCGGGGTCTTCGCGGACGTCGACCGGGCGATCTCCGAGCGGCGCCGCCTGTGGATCCGCTACTACTCGCCCGCCCGTGACGAGGTCACCGAACGCGAGATCGACCCGATCCGGCTGGTCAGCGTCGGGCACACCTATGTGGAGGCCTGGTGCCGGCGTTCCGAGGCGCGCCGCACCTTCCGGCTCGACCGGGTCGCCGAGATCAAGATCCTCGACGAGCCGGCCGCACCGCCGGAGATCGAGCTGCGGGACCTGTCCGAGGCGCTGGTGCAGCCCGCCGCAGAGGACCCGGAGGTCGTCGTCGAGGTCGGCCCGGGCGGGCGCTGGGTCGCCGAGTACTACCCGCACGACAGTGCGGATGAGCTTGCGGACGGTGGGCTGCGTATCACCCTGCGGACCCCGGATCCGGCGTCCCTCAGGCGGCTGGCGCTGCGCCTCGGGCGTGATGGCCGGATCGTGTCGCCGCGCGACCTCGCCGACAGCGCCCGCGAGGCGGCCCGCGGGGCGTTGGCGGCGTACGACGGGGTCGAGGCGCACGGGACGCATGACGGGCAGTACGACAGGCACACGTGA
- a CDS encoding DEAD/DEAH box helicase, producing MTEDLSPAERYAAARRRAVEQATALADFREMYDFGLDPFQIEACQALESGKGVLVAAPTGSGKTIVGEFAVHLALQQGKKCFYTTPIKALSNQKYADLCRRYGADKVGLLTGDNSVNSDAPVVVMTTEVLRNMLYAGSQTLLGLGYVVMDEVHYLSDRFRGAVWEEVIIHLPESVTLVSLSATVSNAEEFGDWLDTVRGDTEVIVSEHRPVPLFQHVLAGRRMYDLFEEGEGQKKAVNPDLTRLARMEAQRPSYQDRRRGRAMREADRERERRQRSRIWTPSRPEVIERLDAEGLLPAITFIFSRAACEAAVQQCLYAGLRLNDDEAREKVRALVEERTASIPNEDLHVLGYYEWLEGLERGIAAHHAGMLPTFKEVVEELFVRGLVKAVFATETLALGINMPARSVVLEKLVKWNGEQHADITPGEYTQLTGRAGRRGIDIEGHAVVLWQRGSSPDHLAGLAGTRTYPLRSSFKPSYNMAVNLVEQFGRHRSRELLETSFAQFQADKSVVGISRQVQRNEEGLEGYKDSMTCHLGDFEEYARLRRELKDRETELAKQGASQRRAEAAVALEKLKPGDVIHVPTGKYAGLALVLDPGLSAGRSNGHRGFEHHDGPRPLVLTAERQVKRLASMDFPVPVEPLERMRIPKSFNPRSPQSRRDLASALRTKAGHIPPERARKKRAQAADDRQIARLRTDIRAHPCHGCSDREDHARWAERYHRLLRDTSQLERRIEGRTNTIARTFDRIVALLTELDYLRGDEVTEHGKRLARLYGELDLLSSECLRAGVWEGLGPAELAACVSALVYESRAGDDAMAPKLPSGKAKAALSEMVRIWGRLDAMEEEFRITQSEGVGQREPDLGFAWAAYMWSSGKGLDEVLREAEMPAGDFVRWCKQVIDVLGQISAAAPSGGSTVAKNARKAVDGLLRGVVAYSSVG from the coding sequence ATGACAGAGGACCTCTCACCGGCCGAGCGGTACGCGGCAGCACGTAGGCGCGCTGTCGAGCAGGCCACCGCGCTCGCCGACTTCCGCGAGATGTACGACTTCGGCCTCGACCCCTTCCAGATCGAGGCCTGTCAGGCGCTCGAATCGGGGAAGGGCGTCCTGGTGGCCGCGCCCACCGGATCCGGCAAGACGATCGTCGGCGAGTTCGCCGTCCACCTCGCCCTCCAGCAGGGCAAGAAGTGCTTCTACACGACGCCCATCAAGGCACTGTCGAACCAGAAGTACGCCGACCTCTGCCGCCGGTACGGCGCGGACAAGGTGGGCCTGCTCACCGGCGACAACAGCGTCAACTCCGACGCCCCGGTGGTCGTGATGACCACCGAGGTGCTGCGGAACATGCTGTACGCGGGCTCGCAGACCCTGCTCGGCCTCGGCTACGTGGTGATGGACGAGGTGCACTACCTCTCCGACCGCTTCCGTGGCGCCGTATGGGAGGAAGTGATCATCCACCTTCCTGAGTCGGTCACCCTCGTCTCGCTGTCGGCCACCGTGTCGAACGCCGAGGAGTTCGGCGACTGGCTCGACACGGTCCGCGGCGACACCGAGGTGATCGTCTCCGAACACCGGCCCGTGCCGCTGTTCCAGCACGTGCTCGCCGGGCGGCGGATGTACGACCTGTTCGAGGAGGGCGAGGGCCAGAAGAAGGCCGTCAACCCCGACCTGACGCGGCTGGCCCGCATGGAGGCGCAGCGCCCGTCCTACCAGGACCGCAGGCGGGGCCGCGCCATGCGCGAGGCCGACCGGGAGCGCGAGCGCCGACAGCGCTCACGGATCTGGACACCGAGCCGGCCCGAGGTGATCGAACGGCTGGACGCCGAGGGCCTGCTGCCCGCCATCACGTTCATCTTCAGCCGCGCCGCCTGCGAGGCGGCCGTACAGCAGTGCCTGTACGCGGGCCTTCGGCTCAACGACGACGAGGCGCGGGAGAAGGTGCGTGCCCTGGTCGAGGAGCGTACGGCCTCCATCCCCAACGAGGACCTGCACGTCCTCGGGTACTACGAGTGGCTGGAAGGCCTGGAGCGCGGTATCGCGGCCCACCATGCGGGCATGCTGCCGACGTTCAAGGAAGTCGTCGAGGAACTGTTCGTACGCGGCCTGGTGAAGGCCGTGTTCGCGACCGAGACGCTCGCGCTGGGCATCAACATGCCCGCGCGGTCGGTGGTGTTGGAGAAGCTCGTCAAGTGGAACGGCGAGCAGCACGCCGACATCACACCGGGTGAGTACACCCAGCTGACCGGGCGTGCGGGCCGACGCGGCATCGACATCGAGGGCCACGCGGTGGTGCTGTGGCAGCGCGGGTCGAGCCCCGACCACCTGGCGGGACTGGCCGGCACCCGCACCTATCCGCTGCGCTCCAGCTTCAAGCCGTCGTACAACATGGCGGTCAACCTGGTCGAACAGTTCGGCCGGCACCGTTCGCGCGAGCTCCTGGAGACGTCCTTCGCGCAGTTCCAGGCCGACAAGTCGGTCGTCGGGATCTCCCGGCAGGTGCAGCGCAACGAGGAGGGGCTGGAGGGCTACAAGGACTCCATGACCTGCCACCTCGGCGACTTCGAGGAGTACGCGCGACTGCGCCGCGAACTCAAGGACCGCGAGACCGAGCTGGCCAAGCAGGGCGCCAGCCAGCGGCGCGCCGAGGCCGCCGTCGCGCTGGAGAAGCTCAAGCCGGGTGACGTCATCCATGTCCCGACCGGCAAGTACGCCGGCCTCGCGCTGGTCCTTGACCCGGGGCTGTCGGCCGGACGGTCCAACGGCCACCGCGGTTTCGAGCACCACGACGGTCCGCGCCCGCTGGTGCTGACCGCCGAGCGGCAGGTCAAGCGGCTCGCGTCGATGGACTTCCCGGTGCCCGTCGAACCGCTGGAGCGGATGCGGATCCCGAAGTCCTTCAACCCGCGCTCACCGCAGTCCCGTCGGGACCTCGCCTCGGCGCTGCGCACCAAGGCCGGGCACATCCCGCCGGAGCGGGCCCGCAAGAAGCGCGCCCAGGCCGCCGACGACCGGCAGATCGCCCGGCTGCGCACCGACATCCGGGCGCACCCCTGCCACGGCTGCAGCGACCGTGAGGACCACGCCCGTTGGGCCGAGCGCTACCACCGGCTGCTGCGGGACACCTCACAGCTGGAGCGGCGCATCGAGGGCCGTACGAACACCATCGCCCGTACGTTTGACCGCATCGTCGCGCTGCTGACGGAGCTGGACTACCTGCGCGGTGACGAGGTCACCGAGCACGGCAAGCGGCTCGCCCGGCTGTACGGCGAGCTCGACCTGCTGTCCAGCGAATGCCTGCGCGCGGGCGTGTGGGAGGGCCTCGGCCCGGCCGAACTCGCCGCGTGTGTCTCCGCGTTGGTGTACGAGTCCCGCGCCGGCGACGACGCGATGGCGCCGAAGCTGCCGTCGGGCAAGGCCAAGGCCGCGCTCAGCGAGATGGTGCGGATCTGGGGGCGCCTGGACGCCATGGAGGAGGAGTTCCGGATCACCCAGAGCGAGGGCGTGGGGCAGCGCGAGCCCGACCTCGGGTTCGCCTGGGCCGCGTACATGTGGTCGTCCGGGAAGGGCCTCGACGAGGTGCTGCGTGAGGCGGAGATGCCCGCGGGGGACTTTGTGCGGTGGTGCAAGCAGGTGATCGACGTGCTGGGGCAGATCTCGGCCGCGGCGCCCTCCGGGGGTTCGACGGTGGCGAAGAACGCGCGTAAGGCGGTCGACGGGCTGCTGCGGGGAGTGGTCGCCTACTCGTCCGTGGGATGA
- the tatC gene encoding twin-arginine translocase subunit TatC, whose protein sequence is MPLADHLRELRNRLAKGMLAITVVSVVVAFYSQELMNFLMDPVPRCTSGLGESTGGTCAVIAYTDLLSPFTTTVKVCFMAGIIISSPVWLYQLWAFVAPGLHKHERKYTYWFVAAAVPLFLGGAALAYSVLPISMRVLLGITPDGSANILPMDKILDFIVRMILVFGAAFELPLLLVMLNFSGMVTGRRMAGWWRGVVMGVFVFGAVATPTTDPFGMIALAGPIVILYFIAVGIALLNDRRRRRADPDAELDDDEASPLDLTPEGVGEVESVSASKALPHQASGSAEGTSVVNGYDDVT, encoded by the coding sequence ATGCCCCTCGCGGATCACCTTCGTGAGCTCCGCAACCGGCTCGCGAAGGGCATGTTGGCGATCACGGTCGTGTCCGTGGTGGTCGCCTTCTACAGCCAGGAGCTGATGAACTTCCTGATGGACCCCGTTCCGCGTTGTACCAGCGGACTGGGCGAGTCCACGGGCGGTACCTGCGCGGTCATCGCGTACACCGACCTGCTGTCCCCCTTCACCACCACGGTGAAGGTGTGCTTCATGGCGGGCATCATCATCTCGAGTCCGGTCTGGCTCTACCAGCTCTGGGCGTTCGTCGCGCCGGGGCTGCACAAGCATGAGCGCAAGTACACGTACTGGTTCGTGGCCGCGGCCGTGCCGCTCTTCCTGGGTGGAGCCGCGCTGGCCTACAGCGTCCTGCCGATCAGCATGCGCGTGCTCCTCGGGATCACGCCCGACGGCTCGGCGAACATCCTCCCGATGGACAAGATCCTGGACTTCATCGTCAGGATGATCCTCGTCTTCGGTGCCGCCTTCGAGCTGCCCCTGCTGCTCGTCATGCTCAATTTCAGCGGCATGGTGACCGGCCGCCGGATGGCCGGATGGTGGCGTGGTGTGGTCATGGGCGTCTTCGTCTTCGGCGCCGTGGCGACCCCGACCACCGACCCCTTCGGCATGATCGCGCTCGCCGGTCCGATCGTGATCCTCTACTTCATCGCGGTCGGTATCGCGCTGCTGAACGACAGGCGTCGCAGGCGCGCCGATCCCGACGCAGAACTGGACGACGACGAGGCATCGCCTCTCGATCTCACGCCGGAGGGCGTCGGCGAGGTCGAATCCGTGTCCGCCTCGAAGGCCCTGCCCCACCAGGCGAGCGGGAGCGCCGAGGGCACCTCGGTGGTCAACGGCTACGACGACGTCACCTGA
- the tatA gene encoding Sec-independent protein translocase subunit TatA yields the protein MGRLGPTEIILILVIVILLFGAKKLPDMARSLGKSARILKSEAKAMKSEGQDNASTAAAPPNDDQQPPVQRTIQASPGDVTSSRPVTEPTDTAKR from the coding sequence ATGGGTAGGCTCGGCCCCACAGAGATCATTCTCATCCTTGTCATCGTCATCCTGTTGTTCGGCGCCAAGAAGCTTCCGGACATGGCTCGCTCGCTCGGCAAGTCCGCCCGCATCCTGAAGAGCGAGGCCAAGGCGATGAAGTCCGAGGGCCAGGACAACGCGTCCACGGCCGCGGCCCCGCCGAACGACGACCAGCAGCCCCCCGTTCAGCGCACCATCCAGGCATCCCCCGGCGACGTGACCAGCTCGCGCCCGGTCACCGAGCCGACGGACACCGCCAAGCGCTGA